In the genome of Pempheris klunzingeri isolate RE-2024b chromosome 3, fPemKlu1.hap1, whole genome shotgun sequence, one region contains:
- the mrpl21 gene encoding large ribosomal subunit protein bL21m: MALSRGAGLWRTCSGLLPRPPLLFPAAVRTQSSVSGDLVPRTSLSRSPWAERTVLVPEEEERSRHAAVVSAVNQRVLQQDFGRLFAVVHFAGRQWKVTDEDLILIENHIEAECGERIRMEKVLLVGAEDFTLMGRPLLGKDLVRVDATVIEKTESWPKVHMRFWKRHRYQRKRIIVQPQTVLRINSIQLAPRLT, translated from the coding sequence ATGGCGctgagcagaggagcaggactGTGGAGGACATGCAGCGGGCTGCTGCCCAGACCGCCGCTCCTGTTCCCCGCCGCCGTCCGAACGCAGAGCTCCGTGAGCGGGGACCTGGTTCCCCGGACCTCCCTGTCTAGATCGCCGTGGGCGGAGCGGACGGTCCTGGtcccggaggaggaggagcggagcCGGCACGCCGCGGTGGTGAGCGCCGTGAACCAGAGGGTCCTCCAGCAGGACTTCGGCCGGCTGTTCGCCGTGGTCCACTTCGCCGGGCGGCAGTGGAAGGTCACCGACGAGGACCTGATCCTGATCGAGAACCACATCGAGGCGGAGTGCGGGGAGCGGATCCGGATGGAGAAGGTGCTGCTGGTCGGCGCGGAGGACTTCACCTTGATGGGCAGGCCGCTGCTGGGGAAGGACCTGGTCCGGGTCGACGCCACCGTGATCGAGAAGACCGAGTCCTGGCCCAAAGTCCACATGAGGTTCTGGAAGAGACACCGGTACCAGCGCAAGAGGATCATCGTGCAGCCACAGACGGTGCTGAGGATCAACAGCATCCAGCTGGCCCCCAGactgacatga